One segment of Panicum virgatum strain AP13 chromosome 1K, P.virgatum_v5, whole genome shotgun sequence DNA contains the following:
- the LOC120642688 gene encoding uncharacterized protein LOC120642688, whose translation MDATNIEDLPSDPEDVFDEYDAHTRMGRQPERGPFEDYIGHQIGRFANEAGQTLSVPIGSPDEATVLRTFLQRFRRGCRKMAFKLNCLSAQGQGPADHEEPSGSRQRGGRSMSLTSDLGTSSTGSVPYF comes from the exons ATGGACGCTACCAACATCGAGGATTTGCCTTCGGACCCCGAAGATGTCTTCGACGAGTATGATGCTCACACGAGAATGGGTAGGCAGCCCGAGAGAGGACCCTTTGAAGATTACATT GGTCATCAAATTGGTCGTTTTGCTAATGAGGCGGGACAAACGTTGAGCGTGCCAATAGGCTCTCCGGATGAGGCCACTGTGCTTAGGACATTTTTGCAG AGGTTTAGACGGGGATGCCGGAAAATGGCCTTCAAACTAAACTGCTTATCAGCACAAGGACAAGGACCGGCGGATCATGAAGAACCTTCCGGATCGCGCCAACGtggtggaaggagcatgagttTAACATCAGATTTGGGCACATCATCTACAGGTTCCGTTCCATATTTCTAA